Proteins encoded by one window of Xenopus tropicalis strain Nigerian chromosome 6, UCB_Xtro_10.0, whole genome shotgun sequence:
- the LOC101732654 gene encoding protegrin-3-like, with protein sequence MSIKGAPVLYRKLMYPANMGAPLRPLLLLCLCLAAHSLSLPRIPMTDMEVSAMAMVSTEYYNRGSSDNSVFQLFESDINYFTNGSDAQIQFTIKETGCQKSDNQVVQECDFLENGVMKRCTSSFFPEDELPAIVITCDAVQNAPIRVRRSRNGGRGGGGRGGGRGGGGSRGGGSRGGGGRSGSGSSIAGGGGGRMNGYA encoded by the exons ATGAGTATAAAAGGGGCTCCTGTCCTGTACAGAAAGCTCATGTATCCAGCAAACATGGGGGCCCCGCTGAGACCCCTCCTGCTGCTCTGCCTTTGCCTAGCGGCACATTCCCTCTCATTGCCCAGAATACCCATGACGGACATGGAGGTATCGGCCATGGCGATGGTCAGCACCGAATACTACAACAGAGGATCCAGTGACAACTCTGTCTTTCAGCTCTTCGAATCTGATATTAACTACTTTACG AATGGCTCTGATGCGCAGATACAGTTCACTATAAAGGAGACTGGGTGCCAGAAATCAGACAACCAGGTCGTACAGGAATGTGACTTCCTTGAGAATGGG GTAATGAAAAGGTGCACCTCTAGCTTCTTCCCAGAGGATGAGCTCCCAGCCATTGTCATAACCTGTGATGCCGTCCAGAATGCT CCTATTCGTGTAAGAAGATCAAGAAATGGAGGCCGCGGTGGTGGAGGTCGAGGTGGTGGTCGTGGCGGTGGCGGAAGTCGTGGTGGTGGAAGCCGTGGTGGTGGTGGAAGAAGTGGCTCTGGATCTTCCATTGCTGGAGGTGGTGGAGGCCGTATGAATGGATATGCATAA
- the LOC101732593 gene encoding cathelicidin-related peptide Oh-Cath, with product MESWVTVRLLLTVGAIFNSLSLVQNISIPDKELTQKAADLYNEQENVAYIFRPAENHPERDLYLEENPPLVRFIIKETECLRAETNTDADCSFKPDGETKLCTAFISDQTPVEVTCNPLPSEPQVNSKYSRTKRSTKTKKCKTSGCRFTGAGSAIAGVKPLRSIG from the exons ATGGAGAGCTGGGTGACAGTCAGACTCCTGCTTACTGTGGGTGCCATATTCAACTCTCTGTCTCTGGTGCAAAACATATCCATCCCGGACAAAGAATTAACCCAAAAGGCTGCAGATCTCTACAATGAGCAAGAGAATGTCGCTTATATATTCAGACCAGCAGAGAATCACCCTGAGAGAGACCTGTAT TTGGAGGAGAATCCCCCGCTGGTGAGATTCATTATCAAGGAGACTGAGTGCCTCAGGGCAGAGACCAACACCGATGCTGATTGTTCTTTTAAACCGGATGGT GAGACCAAGCTTTGTACAGCCTTCATTTCTGATCAAACTCCAGTAGAAGTGACCTGTAACCCCCTGCCTTCAGAACCccaagttaactcaaag TATTCCCGCACTAAAAGGTCCACAAAAACAAAGAAATGTAAAACCAGTGGCTGCCGATTTACTGGAGCTGGAAGCGCAATAGCTGGTGTAAAGCCTCTTCGCTCAATTGGCTAA